In Xanthocytophaga agilis, a genomic segment contains:
- a CDS encoding efflux RND transporter periplasmic adaptor subunit has product MSRIFMFMSLCALLCYTSCTSHKEEEKEEETEFLVTSPLQKDTTVLRDYVCQIHAISHIELRALEKGYLQKIFVDEGKMVKKGQIMFQIMPMLYQAELEKSKAEANFAEIEYLNTKRLADSNVVAPNELALAKAKLNKAKAELSLSQVHLGFTEIKAPFDGIMDHFQVRLGSLVDEGDLLTTLSDNSKMWVYFNVPEAEYLDYKTKVKKDSLIKVNLMMANNQLFDYPGVVETIEADFNNETGNIAFRATFPNPNGLLRHGETGNIRMTIPLKGALIIPQKSTFEVLEKKYVFVVGKDHVVHQKEITISAEMPDIYIVKDGLAADEKIMLEGIRKVKEGDKIEFKYEEPKSVISHLKVYVE; this is encoded by the coding sequence ATGAGTAGAATTTTCATGTTCATGAGTTTGTGTGCCTTGTTATGTTATACAAGTTGTACATCACACAAAGAAGAAGAAAAGGAGGAAGAAACTGAATTCCTGGTTACCAGTCCTTTGCAAAAAGACACAACAGTTCTCAGAGACTATGTGTGTCAAATCCATGCCATAAGCCACATTGAACTTAGAGCACTGGAAAAGGGCTACTTGCAGAAGATTTTTGTGGACGAAGGAAAGATGGTTAAAAAAGGGCAGATTATGTTCCAGATTATGCCGATGCTTTATCAGGCTGAACTGGAAAAATCGAAAGCAGAAGCCAATTTTGCGGAGATTGAATACCTGAACACAAAAAGACTTGCGGATAGCAATGTAGTAGCTCCTAATGAATTAGCATTGGCTAAGGCTAAGCTGAACAAAGCAAAAGCTGAATTATCCTTATCTCAAGTCCATTTAGGTTTCACAGAGATCAAAGCTCCTTTTGATGGTATCATGGATCACTTTCAGGTGCGGTTAGGTAGTCTTGTAGATGAAGGTGACTTGTTGACTACTCTGTCAGATAACAGCAAAATGTGGGTGTACTTTAACGTTCCGGAAGCTGAATACCTGGATTATAAAACTAAGGTAAAAAAAGACAGTCTGATAAAAGTAAACCTGATGATGGCAAACAATCAACTGTTTGACTATCCAGGTGTAGTAGAAACCATTGAAGCTGATTTTAATAATGAAACTGGTAACATTGCTTTCAGGGCTACCTTCCCTAATCCTAATGGGTTGTTAAGACATGGAGAAACAGGTAACATCCGCATGACCATACCTCTTAAAGGAGCGTTGATTATTCCTCAGAAGTCCACTTTCGAAGTTCTTGAAAAGAAATATGTATTTGTGGTTGGTAAAGATCACGTAGTACATCAGAAGGAAATTACTATTTCTGCTGAAATGCCTGATATCTATATAGTAAAAGATGGCTTAGCAGCAGACGAAAAAATTATGCTGGAAGGTATACGTAAGGTAAAAGAGGGAGATAAGATAGAATTCAAATATGAGGAACCGAAGTCGGTAATTTCTCACCTGAAAGTATATGTCGAATAA
- a CDS encoding TolC family protein — MSNKRILNCLATGCILLLVTACSVPTTSVRTENKKVPASFNNSQDSTNTAKIRWRDFFTDPNLVALIDTALKNNQELNITLQEIEISRNEIRVRKGDYMPFVGLRGAAGVEKSGRYTLQGATEANTQIKPDKEMPDPLPDYLVEAFATWELDIWHKLRNAKKAAVNRYLSSVEGRNFMVTNLIAEIANSYYELLALDNQLAIVRQNIEIQNNALEIVRLQKQSARVTELAVRRFEAQVLNTRSIQYGIQQRIVETENRINFLLGRYPQPIQRDFQAFNNLIPSTIYSGVPSQLLANRPDIKQAELALMAAKLDVKSAKANFYPSLRISAAIGFDAFNPSYLIKTPQSLLYSLAGDLIVPLVNRNAIKATYINANARQLQAVYNYERTILNAYVEVANQVSKISNLEKSYDLKEKEVQALTQSITISNNLFSSARADYMEVLLTQRDAQESKFELVETKMQQMNAMVNIYRALGGGWN, encoded by the coding sequence ATGAGTAATAAAAGAATATTGAATTGCTTAGCCACAGGCTGTATTCTCTTACTGGTTACAGCTTGTAGTGTACCGACTACATCAGTCAGAACAGAAAATAAGAAAGTCCCTGCGAGTTTTAATAACTCGCAGGACTCTACCAATACTGCAAAGATCAGATGGAGGGACTTCTTTACAGATCCTAATCTGGTCGCTCTGATTGATACTGCGTTGAAAAACAACCAGGAATTAAATATTACATTACAGGAAATTGAAATTTCCAGAAATGAAATAAGAGTCAGAAAAGGAGATTACATGCCATTTGTAGGTTTACGAGGAGCAGCTGGCGTTGAAAAGTCTGGCCGATATACTCTTCAGGGAGCTACTGAGGCAAATACTCAGATCAAACCGGATAAGGAAATGCCAGATCCATTGCCAGATTATCTGGTAGAAGCTTTTGCTACCTGGGAACTGGATATCTGGCATAAATTACGCAATGCGAAAAAGGCAGCAGTAAACCGGTATCTGTCTTCTGTAGAAGGAAGAAACTTCATGGTTACCAACCTGATTGCAGAGATAGCTAACTCTTATTATGAATTACTGGCGTTGGACAATCAGCTAGCTATTGTAAGGCAGAATATTGAGATTCAGAATAATGCGCTGGAAATTGTAAGACTGCAGAAACAATCTGCCCGTGTTACAGAACTAGCAGTACGCAGGTTTGAAGCACAAGTGCTTAACACCCGAAGTATTCAGTATGGTATTCAGCAAAGAATTGTTGAAACAGAAAACCGGATTAACTTTCTGCTTGGTCGGTATCCTCAACCTATCCAGAGAGACTTCCAAGCTTTCAACAACTTAATTCCAAGTACTATATATTCAGGTGTTCCCTCTCAGTTGCTGGCAAATCGCCCGGACATTAAACAAGCTGAACTAGCACTTATGGCAGCGAAGCTGGATGTAAAATCAGCGAAGGCTAACTTCTATCCATCTCTGCGTATTTCAGCAGCTATTGGCTTTGATGCATTCAATCCATCTTATCTGATCAAGACACCTCAATCTTTGCTGTATTCACTGGCAGGAGATTTGATTGTGCCTTTGGTTAACAGAAACGCCATAAAAGCAACATATATCAATGCTAATGCCAGACAATTGCAGGCTGTTTACAATTATGAACGTACTATTCTAAACGCCTATGTTGAGGTAGCCAATCAGGTATCAAAAATCAGTAATCTTGAAAAGAGTTACGATTTGAAAGAGAAAGAAGTGCAGGCATTGACCCAGTCTATCACTATTTCCAACAACCTCTTTAGTTCCGCAAGAGCTGATTATATGGAAGTATTGTTAACTCAACGGGATGCGCAAGAATCTAAGTTTGAACTGGTTGAAACCAAGATGCAACAGATGAATGCTATGGTTAATATTTATCGAGCATTAGGTGGTGGATGGAATTAA
- a CDS encoding two-component regulator propeller domain-containing protein, whose product MKYLVNYILNFLSICCIVTEGLPQNSPEEFKFEHITVNEGLAHSDAMAVTQDKQGFIWVGTNKGINRYDGYALKKYDLPLNDQTGLASNRIKALYVSKDSSLWVGTERAGLFRYDTGKDTFVNIKDHLKDPVYHSLASILSASTISSITSDSQGRLWVGSARYGVFMIQVNNQNFITNIRQIHLKDPSLKTTSPYDYSISRIVADKHNTIWIGTISNGLWKFQITDNYSATVSLQATKVNSISAYTIRSLHMDRRGDLWLGTGNQVLWISSKHLSDPSDLQAKPLQRTFGDIESLYLDSFNRLWVGTNFGLLLVGAGVSENDRPPVNESMIHTFLPLDTDPYSINSVRVHEIMEDCFHNLWLATSAGGLNQLKLTTKSFYQLRRQLSGQDTPANNYINAIYQDTQKKLVWIGTRNGFATYNFSQKRYTNYLNRALSGDVNGIDVTAFYERKDGTIWIGTRFLGVYILSNQNTLQKLPALPANETNWNNISIEKILEDKNGYIWIATFNAGLLQFTPQGTFLRSYSLQNKKLPTDQLTALLYEKDTNILWISTRDAGLLKTKLTADSIKILHHFQHEPNNTNSLQTNYIWPLLKDKKGNLWIGTIGGGLHLLTTNEKGTEVIKSYSQWVPETDVESLLADEAGDLWIGGAGLYQFNPSTKRLIHYDVSDGLQSNSFKVGAAFHASDSTMYFGGTNGITYFRPQAIQDNPYPPLVQITGLRIMNHLVSVGDSYNDRIVVTKSFSKSQTIELKASENDFSIEFAGINYDNPQKHQYAYMLKGYNSRWVYAPPGQRTASFSNLQAGTYRFIVKASNGDGIWSNQNTTLAVTILPPWWKTWWAYILYACCIVGALALYRRITLKQQELKNKLAFEHFQYEKEKEINDLKLRFFTNVSHELRTPLTLILGPMEELVTATGKLTGLKDKVLLMHKQTRKLLDLVNQLLDFRKVESGNISLKASRQDIIGFLTETFLIFKLKAEELNLDYQLAVPSQPAFLYFDRSKMEIILTNLLSNALKYTPSGGKIVCSATIAGNPNETAIIKNGDIQTNYLLITIQDWGIGMKEEEVDKIFDPYYQASQTETLRMMGTGIGLSLVKQLVERHAGKITVKSQPGAGTLFTIKMPFGEDHLAPDDIRNESVTPEAEYEISHSGELPVTEQLQTSLPGSLRILLVEDNEDVLHYLQQMFESNFEILTAPDGHDGWITALDTCPDLIISDVMMPCSDGMELCKKVKQHPKTMHIPVILLTARASAVHELEGLETGADDYIIKPFNPNILYAKADAILRNRFKLRTYYQRQILLEPTEVVIPDEDKLFLEKAMKIVESRLSEQEFNVQILVQEMGMSQSVFYRRIKSITGQTVVEFIRDIRMKRAAQLLAHTTLRVSEIAFEVGIEDNKYFRQTFQKIYNMTPSEYAKLHRKTEKEESNK is encoded by the coding sequence ATGAAGTATCTAGTTAATTATATTCTCAATTTTCTCAGTATCTGTTGCATTGTCACAGAAGGTTTACCTCAGAATAGCCCGGAAGAATTTAAGTTTGAACATATTACAGTAAATGAGGGACTGGCACATAGTGATGCCATGGCTGTGACTCAGGATAAACAAGGATTTATCTGGGTTGGAACCAACAAGGGAATCAATCGGTATGATGGGTATGCCCTGAAAAAATATGATCTTCCGCTCAATGACCAGACTGGTCTAGCCAGTAATCGAATTAAAGCGTTGTATGTAAGTAAAGACAGTTCTCTCTGGGTAGGTACAGAACGAGCAGGTTTATTTCGATATGATACAGGTAAAGATACATTTGTCAATATAAAGGACCACCTAAAAGACCCTGTCTATCACAGTCTGGCTAGTATACTCAGTGCCTCTACCATTTCTTCCATTACCTCCGATTCTCAGGGCCGATTATGGGTAGGCTCTGCCCGATATGGAGTATTTATGATTCAGGTCAACAACCAGAACTTCATTACAAATATCCGGCAAATCCATCTGAAAGATCCATCTCTTAAAACTACCTCTCCCTATGATTATTCTATCAGCCGAATTGTAGCAGACAAACACAATACAATTTGGATTGGCACTATCAGTAATGGTTTATGGAAATTTCAGATCACCGACAATTATTCAGCTACAGTCTCTCTTCAGGCAACAAAAGTTAACTCTATCTCTGCCTATACGATCAGAAGTCTGCATATGGACCGACGAGGTGACCTATGGTTAGGCACAGGCAATCAGGTTTTATGGATAAGCAGCAAGCATCTTTCAGATCCTTCTGATCTACAAGCAAAACCATTGCAAAGAACATTTGGAGATATTGAGAGTCTGTATCTTGACTCCTTTAACCGTCTCTGGGTTGGCACTAACTTCGGTTTACTACTGGTAGGCGCAGGAGTATCAGAAAATGATAGACCTCCTGTTAATGAGTCTATGATTCATACATTTCTGCCATTAGACACAGATCCTTATAGTATCAATTCAGTGCGAGTACATGAAATCATGGAAGATTGCTTTCATAATTTATGGCTGGCAACATCTGCTGGTGGACTCAATCAGTTAAAACTAACTACCAAATCTTTCTATCAACTCCGCAGGCAACTATCAGGTCAGGATACGCCTGCCAATAATTATATAAACGCTATTTATCAGGACACTCAAAAAAAGCTGGTATGGATTGGTACACGTAATGGTTTTGCAACATACAATTTTTCACAGAAACGTTATACCAACTACCTCAACCGGGCTCTTTCTGGTGATGTAAATGGAATTGATGTCACAGCATTCTATGAAAGAAAAGATGGTACAATCTGGATAGGTACCCGTTTTCTTGGCGTTTATATACTAAGCAACCAAAATACATTACAAAAACTACCTGCTCTACCCGCCAATGAAACAAACTGGAACAATATAAGTATTGAGAAAATACTGGAAGATAAAAATGGATATATATGGATCGCAACCTTTAATGCCGGGTTGCTTCAGTTTACACCACAGGGTACTTTTCTCAGATCTTATTCTCTGCAAAACAAAAAACTTCCTACAGATCAACTGACAGCCTTGTTGTATGAAAAAGATACCAATATTCTATGGATCAGCACTCGGGATGCGGGATTGTTAAAAACAAAACTAACAGCTGACTCGATAAAGATACTCCACCACTTCCAGCATGAACCCAATAACACAAATAGTTTACAAACTAATTATATATGGCCCTTGCTAAAAGATAAAAAGGGTAACCTTTGGATTGGTACTATAGGCGGAGGATTACATCTGTTAACCACAAATGAGAAAGGAACAGAAGTCATAAAAAGCTACAGTCAATGGGTTCCTGAAACAGATGTAGAAAGCCTGCTGGCTGACGAAGCAGGTGACTTGTGGATTGGAGGAGCAGGTTTGTATCAGTTCAATCCATCCACCAAACGCCTCATTCACTACGATGTATCCGATGGCTTACAGAGCAACTCTTTTAAAGTAGGTGCAGCCTTCCATGCTTCGGATAGTACAATGTATTTTGGAGGCACAAACGGAATCACCTATTTTCGTCCACAGGCCATTCAGGATAATCCTTATCCTCCTTTGGTTCAGATTACAGGGTTACGTATCATGAATCATCTGGTCTCTGTGGGTGATAGTTACAATGACAGAATTGTGGTTACCAAATCTTTTTCCAAATCACAGACTATAGAACTGAAAGCCTCAGAAAACGATTTTTCCATTGAGTTTGCCGGTATAAATTATGACAATCCACAAAAACATCAGTATGCATACATGCTCAAAGGATATAACTCCCGTTGGGTATATGCCCCTCCAGGCCAACGAACTGCCAGCTTTTCCAACCTGCAGGCCGGAACATACCGATTTATAGTCAAAGCCAGCAACGGGGATGGTATATGGTCAAACCAAAATACTACATTAGCTGTTACCATACTTCCCCCCTGGTGGAAAACCTGGTGGGCTTATATACTGTATGCTTGTTGTATCGTTGGTGCACTGGCATTGTATCGTCGCATTACCTTAAAACAACAAGAGCTCAAAAACAAGTTAGCGTTTGAACACTTTCAATACGAGAAAGAAAAAGAAATCAATGATCTGAAATTACGCTTCTTTACCAATGTGTCCCATGAACTCCGGACACCATTAACTCTGATATTAGGTCCAATGGAAGAGCTTGTAACGGCAACAGGTAAATTAACAGGTTTAAAGGATAAAGTGCTCTTAATGCATAAACAAACACGTAAGTTGCTGGACCTGGTAAATCAGTTGCTGGATTTTCGTAAAGTTGAATCTGGCAATATTTCACTTAAGGCTAGCAGACAAGATATTATTGGTTTTCTAACAGAAACATTCCTTATTTTTAAATTAAAAGCGGAAGAATTAAATCTGGATTATCAACTAGCAGTCCCCTCCCAGCCCGCATTTCTGTATTTTGATCGTAGCAAAATGGAGATTATTTTGACTAATCTCCTCTCCAATGCCTTAAAGTATACTCCTTCAGGAGGAAAAATTGTTTGCTCTGCCACAATAGCTGGTAATCCCAATGAAACAGCGATTATAAAAAATGGAGATATTCAGACTAACTATTTACTGATTACTATACAGGACTGGGGTATTGGGATGAAAGAAGAAGAGGTTGATAAAATATTTGATCCTTACTATCAGGCATCTCAAACAGAAACATTGCGTATGATGGGTACCGGGATTGGCCTATCACTGGTAAAGCAGTTGGTAGAACGGCATGCAGGTAAAATCACTGTAAAAAGCCAACCTGGAGCAGGTACACTATTCACAATCAAAATGCCTTTTGGAGAAGACCATTTAGCTCCTGATGATATTCGGAACGAATCTGTTACACCTGAAGCAGAATATGAAATTTCACATTCAGGAGAATTACCAGTAACAGAACAACTACAGACTTCGCTACCAGGATCATTACGCATTCTGTTGGTGGAAGACAATGAAGATGTTCTTCATTATTTGCAGCAAATGTTTGAATCCAACTTCGAAATCCTTACAGCTCCTGATGGGCATGACGGCTGGATCACTGCACTGGATACTTGTCCGGATCTGATCATCAGTGATGTGATGATGCCATGCAGTGATGGTATGGAATTATGCAAAAAGGTGAAACAACATCCTAAAACCATGCATATTCCAGTAATCTTACTTACAGCCCGAGCCTCTGCTGTTCATGAACTGGAAGGCCTGGAAACTGGTGCAGACGATTATATTATTAAGCCGTTTAATCCCAACATTTTATACGCAAAAGCCGATGCAATTCTGAGAAATCGATTTAAGCTTCGCACTTACTATCAACGTCAGATTTTGCTGGAACCCACAGAAGTAGTGATTCCGGATGAAGATAAACTATTTCTTGAGAAAGCAATGAAAATTGTGGAATCCAGATTGAGTGAACAGGAATTTAATGTACAGATTCTGGTACAGGAAATGGGAATGAGTCAATCTGTCTTTTATCGTCGCATCAAAAGTATCACAGGCCAGACAGTCGTTGAATTTATCCGGGACATTCGCATGAAAAGAGCTGCTCAGCTTTTGGCTCATACAACCTTGCGGGTTTCTGAAATTGCATTTGAAGTAGGAATTGAAGACAATAAATATTTCCGGCAGACTTTTCAAAAAATCTACAATATGACACCATCTGAATACGCCAAACTTCATCGTAAAACAGAAAAAGAAGAGTCGAATAAATAA
- a CDS encoding efflux RND transporter permease subunit: MFNLFLKRPVFAIVLSLVIIFMGVLAVKTLPTSQFPEIAPPVVMVSASYPGASAKALAESVIIPLEQSINGAWGMRYMTSDATSAGEANIQVIFNPGTDINQALVQVSNRVQQVTNRLPTLVQREGVVITPVIPSMLMYVNLYSKDKNANMKFLFNYAGVNMIPEIQRINGIGQARILGSRQYAMRVWLKPDRMRAYNVSPDEVMEALNDQSIIGKPGRIGRGDGSRAESLEYVLAYSDRFSEPSQYENVIIRANPNGELLRLKDVASVVLGSEYYDIYSNLNGHPSAAIVLKQTYGSNATEVIENVKAKLEDLKKSFPPGMDYEISYDVSNFLDASTENVIHTLRDAFILVALVVFVFLGDWRSTLIPTLAVPISLIGAFIFMQLLGLTINMITLFAVVLAIGIVVDDAIVVVEAVHAAMEEYHLSPYRAVQKVLREISGAVIAITLLMTAVFIPVAFMPGAVGTFYRQFSITMASSIVLSGFIALTLTPVLCAMILKNNHGKPKKSNILTKALDSFNRGFEKLTDKYTSVLRVIAHRKWVTVGMWLAFAAGIAIVANILPSGFIPSEDQGMIYAIIQTPPGSTLERTNDISRQLQEIVEKVDGIKSVSSIAGYEVLTEGRGSNAGTCLINLKPWSERKHTMQEIIYELEEKAKEIPGATIEFFDPPAVPGFGAAGGFALQLLDKTNSGDYNQLEKVKNDFMAELGKRKELTGLFTFFSANYPQYEIEIDNQLAMQKGVTIGNAMNTLSIYVGSTYELGFIKYQRFFKVFVQAAPEYRRLPSDIMEMYVKNDHGEMVPFSAFMKIKKKQGANEINHYNMYNTAAVRGAPAKGYSSGEAIKAVQEVAAKTLPHGFDIDWAALSYDEVRRGNEAVVIFVIVLVFVYFVLAAQYESFIIPLAVVFSLPPGVFGSFMLIKSMGLANDIYAQVGLVMLVGLLGKNAVLIVEFAVQKNKQGATIIDAAIEGAKVRFRPILMTSFAFIAGLIPLVISHGAGAIGNRTIGGSALGGMLFGTIFGVLIVPGLYYIFGSLAEGRKMIKDEEEGSLTEGFVHSIDTFPIIDDSKDDE, from the coding sequence ATGTTTAATTTATTTTTAAAGAGGCCAGTATTCGCCATCGTCTTATCGCTTGTGATTATTTTCATGGGCGTCCTGGCTGTCAAGACATTACCAACATCCCAGTTCCCTGAAATTGCGCCTCCGGTTGTAATGGTTTCTGCATCCTATCCGGGAGCTAGTGCCAAAGCATTGGCAGAGTCAGTTATTATTCCGCTGGAACAATCTATCAATGGTGCGTGGGGTATGCGTTACATGACTTCCGATGCAACCAGTGCGGGTGAAGCTAACATTCAGGTTATATTCAACCCAGGTACTGATATAAACCAGGCTCTGGTACAGGTTTCCAACCGTGTTCAGCAGGTGACTAACCGTTTACCTACACTGGTACAACGTGAAGGGGTTGTTATTACGCCTGTAATTCCTAGTATGTTGATGTACGTTAACCTGTATAGTAAGGATAAGAATGCCAACATGAAGTTCCTTTTTAACTATGCTGGTGTTAACATGATTCCTGAAATACAACGGATCAACGGTATAGGACAAGCAAGGATTCTTGGTAGCCGGCAATATGCGATGCGGGTTTGGTTAAAGCCTGACCGTATGCGAGCGTATAATGTTTCTCCGGATGAGGTGATGGAAGCACTGAATGATCAAAGTATCATTGGTAAACCCGGACGGATAGGTAGAGGGGATGGTAGCCGGGCAGAATCATTAGAATACGTTTTAGCTTACAGTGACCGTTTCAGTGAACCGTCTCAATATGAAAATGTAATTATCAGAGCAAATCCCAATGGAGAATTGCTTCGTTTGAAAGATGTAGCATCTGTTGTATTGGGAAGTGAATATTATGACATTTACTCCAACCTGAACGGACATCCATCGGCAGCGATTGTATTAAAACAAACATACGGCAGTAATGCTACAGAGGTAATTGAAAACGTAAAAGCCAAGTTGGAGGATCTTAAAAAATCTTTCCCTCCCGGAATGGACTATGAGATCAGTTATGACGTTTCTAACTTCCTGGATGCCTCTACTGAAAACGTAATCCACACATTAAGAGATGCATTTATTCTGGTGGCGTTAGTAGTATTCGTCTTCCTTGGCGACTGGAGATCTACACTTATTCCAACACTAGCGGTACCTATATCGCTGATTGGTGCATTTATCTTTATGCAGTTGCTTGGGCTTACCATCAACATGATCACCTTATTCGCGGTTGTGTTGGCGATTGGTATTGTGGTGGATGATGCGATTGTCGTCGTCGAGGCAGTCCATGCGGCGATGGAAGAATATCATTTGTCGCCTTATCGAGCGGTACAGAAAGTGCTTAGAGAGATCAGTGGTGCGGTAATTGCCATTACCTTGTTGATGACTGCGGTGTTTATTCCGGTAGCCTTTATGCCTGGTGCTGTAGGTACATTCTACAGACAGTTCTCCATAACAATGGCTAGTTCTATTGTACTCTCTGGTTTTATTGCCTTAACCCTTACCCCTGTTCTTTGTGCTATGATCTTAAAGAATAATCATGGCAAACCAAAGAAATCAAATATTCTAACCAAAGCTCTTGATAGTTTTAACCGGGGATTTGAGAAACTGACGGATAAATATACAAGTGTATTACGGGTAATAGCACACAGAAAGTGGGTGACTGTTGGTATGTGGCTGGCATTTGCAGCCGGGATTGCTATAGTTGCAAACATATTGCCTTCCGGCTTTATTCCTAGTGAAGATCAGGGTATGATTTACGCCATTATCCAGACACCTCCAGGTTCAACTCTTGAGAGAACCAATGATATATCCCGTCAGTTGCAGGAAATTGTTGAAAAAGTAGATGGAATAAAATCTGTTTCTTCCATAGCAGGTTATGAGGTATTGACAGAAGGTCGGGGATCAAATGCAGGTACATGTTTGATTAACCTGAAACCATGGTCTGAACGCAAACATACCATGCAGGAAATTATTTATGAACTGGAAGAGAAAGCAAAAGAGATTCCGGGTGCAACCATAGAATTTTTCGATCCGCCAGCTGTACCTGGATTTGGAGCGGCAGGTGGTTTTGCATTACAGTTACTGGACAAAACCAATAGTGGTGATTACAATCAGCTTGAAAAAGTGAAAAACGATTTCATGGCAGAATTGGGCAAGCGCAAAGAACTTACAGGTCTATTCACTTTCTTCAGTGCCAACTATCCACAATACGAGATTGAGATAGACAATCAGCTGGCCATGCAGAAAGGGGTAACTATCGGTAATGCTATGAATACACTTTCTATTTATGTAGGAAGTACATACGAACTTGGTTTCATTAAATATCAACGTTTCTTTAAGGTGTTTGTTCAGGCTGCACCGGAATACAGAAGACTCCCAAGTGATATCATGGAAATGTATGTAAAAAACGACCATGGTGAAATGGTTCCGTTCTCAGCTTTCATGAAGATTAAAAAGAAACAGGGAGCCAATGAAATCAACCACTACAACATGTATAATACAGCAGCCGTACGCGGTGCTCCTGCCAAAGGATACAGTAGTGGTGAGGCAATCAAAGCAGTACAGGAAGTGGCAGCCAAAACCTTACCTCACGGCTTTGATATTGACTGGGCAGCTCTTTCCTATGATGAGGTAAGACGTGGAAATGAAGCGGTTGTAATTTTCGTCATCGTATTAGTCTTCGTTTACTTTGTACTTGCAGCACAATACGAAAGCTTTATTATTCCATTAGCCGTAGTGTTCTCATTACCTCCAGGTGTATTCGGATCATTTATGTTGATTAAATCCATGGGATTGGCTAACGACATCTATGCTCAGGTAGGACTTGTCATGCTTGTTGGGTTGTTAGGAAAGAACGCTGTATTGATTGTAGAGTTTGCCGTTCAGAAAAACAAGCAGGGTGCAACTATAATCGACGCAGCTATTGAAGGTGCCAAAGTACGTTTCAGACCTATTTTGATGACATCTTTTGCCTTTATTGCAGGGTTAATTCCATTAGTAATCTCTCATGGTGCAGGTGCAATTGGTAACCGTACTATCGGTGGCTCTGCACTGGGTGGTATGCTTTTCGGAACCATTTTCGGGGTACTTATTGTACCTGGGTTGTACTACATATTCGGAAGCCTGGCAGAAGGCCGGAAGATGATTAAAGATGAAGAAGAAGGTTCATTAACTGAAGGCTTCGTACATAGCATAGACACTTTTCCCATAATTGATGACAGCAAAGACGATGAGTAA